The Cucurbita pepo subsp. pepo cultivar mu-cu-16 chromosome LG05, ASM280686v2, whole genome shotgun sequence nucleotide sequence TTTTCAGCAGAATCTACGGTATGCTCACAAAACTGAATCACCTCCTCATATCTTCGAAGCTgcagattttttttaagaaaagcaAGTGATAAAAACCCAGAATCCATTGAGTTATGatgcatgaaaatgaaagttagtttaatgcatgaaaatgaaagttagTTTACTTGCAGTAAAATCTCATATGATCTCCCAAAACAATTCAAAGAGGAAGGGAGAAAatagagggaaaaaaatacagaaaaacGACAATAACACTAGAGAAGTGCAACAAACCATGAAAAGAGCCTCTGCTTTCATTTCAAGTAATTTTTCAGAGCATGAGCTTATTGCCAAGGCCTCTGAAATTAAATCCAAAACATTCTGCATATCACTGGATGTGCTTCTTAGCTGAAGTTCAGCTAAACGTTTCATGCATTCAGACGCTTTCTGCAAGTCAGTAGAAACAGTAAGAACTGGTCACATAGATTACATCACGCCTATTAGAAGTGAAAGATCAACAAAGCAAAAAACCATATATACCTTCCTTGACAATTTTGGTCACTATCATAGGAAACAAAAAGGTTGAAAAACTATGGAGGTTTAgtaattgtaacgacccaagcccatcgctagcagatattgtcctctttgggctttctctttcgagcttcccttcaaggtttttaaaacgcatctgttaaggagaggtttccacacctttataaagaatgtttcgttctctttccatccgatgtgggatctcacaatccaccctccttcggggcccaacatcctcgctagcatttgttcccttctccaatcgatgtgggacccccaatccacccccttcggagcacTGGTACAACGAACCCAAAAGCTTAAGCTTTTTAGTTGATTGACGACTAAACATAACATCAGAGTTTAAGGCCCTTTGTTTGAACCCTATAATGTTGTTTCAtctctaataaatattgataaCCACTAGCTAAGTCTTGTGTAAATTTTCAAGCTTACAAGTGAAGAGTATTAAAGTATTGTTATAAGATTGAATTCCTACAACCCATCAGCTTACGCTTTTAGATTATCCATTactttgttgcataaattGAACTTccatgaaagatgatagtaCGCATgtcaaaaggaacaaaaaactaaaagttaTCACATCTTAGAAAGAAAATCTGTTACCTGAGCATTTTGCAAACCATCCGAGGCTTCCACTACAATTTTCCGGTCCACATAGATATCATTCCCAGGTTGCAGGCACTTCTTGAAGAATTGTACCGCATCGTCAATTTCCCCAAGGCCAAGGTAACAGCTAATTTATAAGATAGTACTTCAGTGATATGTTAtgaacataattttcaaaatctacTTCAGCGAGCCCTTACTTTGCAGCTCTAAGGTACACTTTATAAAAGCTGGGATCTATAGCAGCAGCCATTGTACAGTCACTGATTGCGTCTCGCAATCTTCCAAGAGACATTCTTGTTGCTGCACGATTGCTATAACAAAGCATCAAAGCCCTGAGACAGCTTCTAGATGACTCATCTTTTGATATACAATTCACTCCTCGAGTGTAATGGTCCTCAGCCTTGGATAAATCACCACTTGCATATGCCTGGTTGCCTCTGTAACATGTTATgcaaacaaaagagaaagaatctTGAAGCTGACAATAAAGTATAAAGGATATCTTGAGACAATAAAGTATAAAGGCAAGAAGAAATCACAAGTATCAAAAGCCTAACCTCAGTCTCCACTTTTCACAAGCCTCCTGGGCAGCAACGGTTGCTGCTATCGTAGAAACCGACTCTTGCTTCGTCTCCTGGCCTTTGTTCATCCAAGAATCAACTCCTTTCTGACTCATTTGAGATGATATTGGTGAAGGATTCCCAGAAAATGTAACAAATTGCCCAGAAGAGGATGGCAATGAAACTTCAACAGCAATTGTTGGGGAAATAAAAGAATCTTGACCAACTTTTCCCCAACTTTTCTTATTGTATTGGCGTTTGGATGCAGATAATTGACCTCGAGCAGCAGAAGAGGCAGCAAATGTAAAGTTTGATCTTGATCCATCCTCTGAATTTGAAGCAAAACTAAATTGATTCCTGCCATCGCTATCCTGCCTCTCGAATTTCACGCTCGAATTGGCTTCTGTTTCTTCTGAAATAGCAGCTAGATCACCACTCATATCCAACTCTTCATTTGCAGATTTGTAGCTTTCAGTATCCACCCCTGAAACAGATTCTTCTAGAGGACCTTGAGCGCCATGGTTTATATTAGAATGGTAAAGAGAGCCTTCACATTCTTCCACTTCAGTTGCAGAACAACCAGGTTCACGTATATTTAAGCTTTCTGTAGCATTAACCAGATCTTCATCTATAACATCATTTAAGACCTCAGGTATTgattcatcaaatacaccGGAGTTGTTGTCGAGATTAAGCGATTCATTGGATGCCAGAGAATTTTCACGAGAAACTCGACCACGAGACAGTGTTTCGTGATATGGCGAAACATCCATTGGTGAATAGAATTCAGATGCCTTGTGTCTCTCCTGAGTCTCCTGATCAACGCGCAACCGAAACATGGTAGAATTATATCTTTCACTCCTACCCTTTGGCTTGAATTCTCTAATTGGATCGCTCTGTGCActgaattgaaaattttcactgATTCCAGCagaaaatgtttttgtttttacatCTGGTGTCTTAAGTTCTACAATATCTTCAATGTTCAAATGCTGCATCTTGCTGGGGAGTTCTGAAACTATAGAATTACCAACTTTACTGTCCCACAAACCAGATTTAGCCCCTTCATTTCTAGTTTTATGAATTCGTGAAGAATTACCTTGCCCTTCTTCAATGTTCAGCTTCCTCAAGTAATCCGGAAGCTTTGATTCAATGGCTTCATCGacattcaatttcttcattccATCCAAAACTTCCCTCTCTGAGGTTGTGCTCCTATTTTCTCCAAATACAAATGGCTGATTCCCAATGACACCCGACTCAGATTTACTAAAGATAGAATCCTGACCCGAAAATGCCGCCGGAAATGAATTCCCGGTGAACGGCCGAAGCGTTTCCGGGACCGCCGCAGACCTCAAATCCAGGCAACTCGTTTGCCTCCTCACCTTCGTCATTCTCGCCCTCGTAATACCAGACTTCGATCGAGAAATCGGTTCCGTAACAAAACTGATATTGGAATACCCATCATAAGAATTCGATGACCCAGGAGCATTATCATGGAAGCTTGATGAATTCATGTCGTCTGGGGATTTAAAGGCTCAAGAACGCCAGTTTCCTCTCAATGCAGAAACAACGATCATGGCGGATTCAGAGCGAGTATGGGATTGAAATGGAAAGTGGGCAACAGTATGTTTTGTGGACGGAGTTATTTCCTTGAGTTggaaggcaaaaaaaaaaaaaaaaaaaaaaaaaaaaaaaaaaaaaaaaaaaaaaaaaaaaaaNGGAAGAGAgcgaaacaaaggttttttcaACAATCAATCACAGGTGCGACGCTGATAATGAAGCTGGTTGCCTTCCTTGGCTCTGCTTTTGATCTTCGTAAGGGCGCTTTCAATATCATGTGTTGTGTTGCAGCTCCAATCCCTTCATTTATTTCGCTTTCCATGTTTGGGGAGTCACCATAGGTTATTATAATTAAGTTTGgattacattatttttacgTTTCTTTTTGACCATAGGTTATAActaaactaatttaatttggatTACATTTTGTTCTTCCCATAGAGGACGGTTGCGAGGATAGGATCGTACTAACATCTGAGCTTCGAATATTTATATAGAACAAAAATCATATGACCCACTTCCACCCAAATGTCACAATCTAATTATATCCTACTGGAAAGAGACACgtttcatcaaattgattAATCTATGAACCCAGGTGACCATATTATATTGTCATTTGGTAAATATGTTGTCATTTGGTAAATATGTTTGGCTGCTATTTAATCccccattaattttttaatttacttacttaataaaaatactttaaattttaaaataaaaaatattcttaaattcaaaaaaataaataaatatttatttttatttttagatgaagatgatcaatattttatttttaaaatgtcttttatttaaaaaaaaaaaaatctttaaattattaaaaaattaaaatttaaagaatttgttaacaaaataaaataattgaggatttttttattaatctaaaatgagaaatttaatACAAACTAATAAGttactataaataaaaattttgtaaataaaattttattgaatatattattaagTTCAATTTTAGAGGCCATATTTATTGCAAATTATTGAGAGGGTGAAAAAGTCTATATGAATTATTAGTATTGGAGCAGATGTGGTGTGGGGCCACCATTTGGCCTAATATTAAGAGCTTCGGAAAAAATTTATcccaacaaaattatttttggtaggaaaaaaacattaactacaaaacatatatattttttagctGTTGGTtggtcaaattttaaataataaattaaaaaaaattaatttgattttaataataatttaaacagcATGCAAATagacattaataattatagtaTATGGTCATTAATTACACAATTCCTAGGATTCCCTTGTCTGTTTGCCCAATGTTTCATAGTATTCCTTTCTCAAGCTGTTGTATTCTTCACATAATCTCTTTAAACTTTCTATCTCTTCCCTTGAACCTTTCTTCTCCTCCAACCACATTTTTATTGCTTCAATctccttcttcatctctttaattttcttcgttttttcCTCGACCTCTTTCTGCAAGACCTCGAGTTCTGAACCTCCAGGCTTGAACTCTACATGCACAAATAAGCATCGTATACTCTAATATTGTATTAAACGAAAAACGTAAGAACTCGAAAAAGTAATGTTTTTAGAggtcaaaattaataaataagacaCACCTGATGGGTCAATTTTTGAGCTGATTGGATCCATTTATTCGTTAAAGTAATTTACTTCGAATGGAGCTGAGGAATAAAAAAAGCATTGGTTTAGGAGAAAATCTATAGCTCGAGTATCACAATCATTACATCATCTAAACATTCATGCAAGCTCAACAGAGAAATAACGTCCGTCCATCTCATCTTTCTTTCTaacataactaaaaaaatattgaaaacaaCTGCATTTATTgcattttcatccaaaattacCATTCTAAAGTATGCTAACATGCGCTAAAATGCGCTAAAATGCGCCAAAATGCGCTAAAATGCGCTAAACAATTATTGCtcaaataaagttttaaaaattgtatattaAAATCAGTGGAATTATATTTTGTAggaattatataaaaaattgcaATTTATTTGGGCTCGGCCCATTAACGTTTTCGATGATATTAAACAGAAACAGCCCAACACGATTCTGAGATGGCCTCAAAAAAGACGGAACACGAGGCATGCCTCGCACGTGTCATGTTGCAGACGacattaacaaataaaattaaattcataaacttaaaagcatgttttaattaattaatttattttatttaattaattacaccATATTTATGCAAAAACATcactaataaaatattaaataaactaaaaaatatcatataaacaCAAAATATAAGCTTAATTCAAGTAAAATTCATAACCCATGTCCCGTTTCCGTTCGACTAGTTAAGACATATACTCTTGATCAAGAGACCAAATGTTCGAGTCCAGTAAACTCGAATCGGGATCGaggaaaattaagaaaataaattaaaattgagcTTATAATCCAAACTCACCTTTCTTTCACCTTCCCTCTCCCAAGCAGCAAAtagggtttttcttctttctcttagGACTTCTTAGTGTGAATATGGTGAGAAGAAAAGGGTTTATATCACATGAAAATGGCtcagagagggagagagactTTTCTTGATggggaaagaaaatgaagggcCAGGATTTAAGTACATGGAGATGTTGGGCTAATGAAGGCGTTTGATGGCAATCATCACTGTCTCGTTTTGTCTTCTACGGTGTGATGTGTAGCACTGAATCACACCCCCTGAATCTCTGTGTTTTTACTCTCTTgactttgttatttttttgggcATGTAAGGCATCTGGATTTGCATTATTACTCCCAacgttttatatatatttaattttttttttaaatatttatcgCTTTTTGTATATTAAcgaataaactttaaaatataatagcAAGATAATAATATTCGTAATTTCGTATACTTTAATTCACGTGTATTGTGTTTATCTAAGTGCTAGTTTGCTAGGGGTATTTTTGGATTAAGATGAATTTGAGACGGATTTTAAACTGTACCGAtgtacaaattttttaactcaaacaacccttattaaataataaattcaatccaatttaataataataataataaattaattaaattgttttaatcGTTGAATCCAATTTAAcccataaaaattttaatttatataaataatataatgttacCATAATGACTTATTTtgagtaaatattaaatattaaagttttattttttaaggatatttatataaatatctcTAACTAATGTTAGGTATAATTGTTTGACCATTCTAAAatattctatttaattttgtctGTCGTCTTttgaatttaagaatatttattgGCACGTACAATAAAGATTTTGGTCGATAAAATACtttacattaataaaaatattattaattttactaGTGTCGataaaatacttataaatttttaaaaatttcaacgacattttaaacttttaaatataccattattataatttttaatgaaaatggtCGATTCTttaccttttgtttttaattaacgTCGTATAtttccataaatattttaaaaaaagaatttaacaTCAATATATGACGAAAATAGTTTGATTTATactcaattaattttatttatattgactttttttaaataaaatcgGGTGTCAATTGATATACTAccactattattttattatttttacttgtaGAAATAGTTTGTTaatcaatttatattaaaaaaaaaagggaatgcTGTTTGGTTTTTAGAAAACGACATGACGTGACTGGCAAAATAACGGGGTTTTTTATAATGCCATTTTCAAAGCATATCGTATTCACCTGACGTTGGCATTCGATGAGTCCGCATGCAATAAGGTTTATTGtcgttttcttaattttattgtcgttttattcatttctaatacgtaatttaaaaaatcatatactCCCATGTGAAAATTTCACGGGCAATCCGAAGAAGCATAATGCCACGTCATTTATCGACAAGGTATGACCTTCCAAGGTTTTGGGAACCCCGTTCTAAAGTTGTCCATAGCACATTCATAATCATATACTCTCGTAAATTTGTCCGTAACATATTCACGTATATCATAAATTAGCAGAAACGGttataaaaagtaattttgatATCGTTTCGgagaattaaaaaacataaatatattgcgatttttataaaatttataataacttTCCCAAAAATTACCCATTACTAAcgaaacttattttatttttttaaaaaaaattataaatttcatacTAAACACACGtttataattgaataaatGGAAAATCTATAAATACGTTAGATTGTAACATATTATAATTTCGATTTAGagataaaaagtaaattttatgaacgtgaaaatttataataaaaatcaataaatacaGTAATGGGTGAGTAAATACTAATGacaaatgtaatttttatgtatttataaatattatttttattatgttatggTGAATATGTTTTAGCAacgaaaaaattaaaaattttaattttaaaaataagtgtGAGACAGTTGAGGTACGGACAATTCGGTAATTAAGAGACATTCTCGCACGTGCACTGCATGGTGTTAGGGTAGCGATATTACCGAAcaagcactttttttttaatttttagtttttatatcaaaagaaaaaaaacagactTCCCAAAATGCCCTCACGCGCTGGAAGTTCATGGTTAGCGCGCGTGTGCCAATTGAGGAAGTGGATTTttgaggaaaataataaacatttatgtttatttgtttatttaggCTTTTGACTCAGGAAACAGAAACCCCTAATGGCTCTTTCTGCTCTCTAAGTTTTAACGCCCGCCCACCTACTTCACTGTGCCGTCTGAAACTCAGACTTCCTCCGCCACCGACCGACgggaagaaagagagagagagggagagaataAGAGAGAAGGGAGAAGAGAGATTTTTCGCGATGGCTTCTGCCGCTTTCACCAATCCGGCTTCTTTGTCTCTTTCTAAATTGAATCAGAATCGTTGTTTTCAGTCATCGCCGTCGCATTTGCATCACTTGCACATCTCCGCTTCCCCTGCTTTCACCTCCTTGACTGCCGGTATCAAGGCCAATGGTATGTTTCTCACTCGTCGACATGACAGATGCGATCTAAGTAACCGTCGACGGATGTTTTTGGTGTCTTCTTCTGGAGGTGGTGGTTCTGACGGCGGTAACTTTTCTTCGCGCGGCGGAGGAGGCGGGGGCGGTGATGATCATGGTAATGAAGGTGGCTCTGGAAATGCTGGTGATAAGAACAAGGCGGAGGCGCTTTTGGTGTTGGCTGAGGCTGGCCGATCACTGGAATGCCTGCCGAAGGATTTGGTGGCCGCGATCGAGGCCGGTCGAATCCCTGGATCGGTGATCACGAAGTTTTTTGAGCTTGAGAAGTCTGCTATCATGCGATGGCTGATGCAGTTTGGTGGATTCAAGGAGCGCCTGTTGGCGGACGATTTGTTTCTAGCGAAGGTCGGGATGGAATGCGGCGTTGGGGTCTTCACTAAGGTTTTCTTTTCACTCACTCTCATGTTCCGGATCAGTAAAAATGccctttataatttatacGGATCTTCTCGTTTCTTTTATTgcatttattttgtt carries:
- the LOC111794880 gene encoding TPR repeat-containing thioredoxin TTL2-like, translating into MNSSSFHDNAPGSSNSYDGYSNISFVTEPISRSKSGITRARMTKVRRQTSCLDLRSAAVPETLRPFTGNSFPAAFSGQDSIFSKSESGVIGNQPFVFGENRSTTSEREVLDGMKKLNVDEAIESKLPDYLRKLNIEEGQGNSSRIHKTRNEGAKSGLWDSKVGNSIVSELPSKMQHLNIEDIVELKTPDVKTKTFSAGISENFQFSAQSDPIREFKPKGRSERYNSTMFRLRVDQETQERHKASEFYSPMDVSPYHETLSRGRVSRENSLASNESLNLDNNSGVFDESIPEVLNDVIDEDLVNATESLNIREPGCSATEVEECEGSLYHSNINHGAQGPLEESVSGVDTESYKSANEELDMSGDLAAISEETEANSSVKFERQDSDGRNQFSFASNSEDGSRSNFTFAASSAARGQLSASKRQYNKKSWGKVGQDSFISPTIAVEVSLPSSSGQFVTFSGNPSPISSQMSQKGVDSWMNKGQETKQESVSTIAATVAAQEACEKWRLRGNQAYASGDLSKAEDHYTRGVNCISKDESSRSCLRALMLCYSNRAATRMSLGRLRDAISDCTMAAAIDPSFYKVYLRAANCYLGLGEIDDAVQFFKKCLQPGNDIYVDRKIVVEASDGLQNAQKASECMKRLAELQLRSTSSDMQNVLDLISEALAISSCSEKLLEMKAEALFMLRRYEEVIQFCEHTVDSAEKNSPSEDIVSQTSNLDSSEISKKLYFRIWRCRLTLKCYFLLGKLEEGLASLMQEEEVPTVIGNGGKLLESSIPLAITMRELVRHKDAGNEAFQAGRYSEAIEHYTAALACNVESRPFSAFCFYSRAAAYKAQGQVIDAIADCSLAIALDEEFFKAISRRATLYEMIRDYGQAANDLQKFILLFSKELEKTYQYGNSDRSSTNANDLRQARLRLAEVEEESRKEIPLDMYLILGVDPSASSAEIKKAYRKAALRYHPDKAGQSLARADNGDNVLWKDIAGGVPMDADKLFKMIGEAYNVLSDPIKRSRYDAEEEMRTAQKKRNASSTPRSHTDVHQSHQFERNSVRPQWQDLWRSYGSRGSEFTRSTSGSEFTRSTRYP